Proteins encoded by one window of Lathyrus oleraceus cultivar Zhongwan6 chromosome 1, CAAS_Psat_ZW6_1.0, whole genome shotgun sequence:
- the LOC127115487 gene encoding uncharacterized protein LOC127115487: protein MMDHAPERVQGKNIFEEENVSIDEDEEQTDKEQDEEKEEEKIDDNPGSEKDGKEEAGNGLNINKENEAIAEEEGKADEEEINSATNLHKSKSAVESEEDICVELTLVVTHEKVKKPMNPNKPSPTKVAHSKPKSPSKKAASKPLKVTATATMKATSEALKTSRKEPM, encoded by the coding sequence ATGATGGATCATGCACCTGAAAGGGTTCAAggtaaaaatatttttgaagaAGAAAATGTCAGTATTGATGAAGATGAGGAGCAGACTGATAAAGAGCAAGATGAAGAAAAGGAGGAGGAAAAGATTGATGACAATCCTGGTAGTGAGAAAGATGGCAAGGAGGAGGCTGGAAATGGATTGAATATCAATAAGGAAAATGAAGCAATTGCCGAGGAAGAAGGAAAAGCTGATGAGGAAGAGATAAATTCGGCTACAAACTTACACAAATCTAAGTCTGCAGTAGAATCTGAAGAAGACATATGCGTTGAACTAACACTTGTTGTCACTCATGAGAAGGTGAAGAAGCCAATGAATCCCAACAAGCCTTCCCCAACAAAAGTGGCTCATTCTAAGCCAAAATCCCCCTCCAAGAAAGCTGCATCCAAGCCATTGAAGGTGACTGCAACTGCCACAATGAAAGCTACCTCTGAGGCACTCAAGACTTCAAGGAAAGAACCCATGTAA